The proteins below are encoded in one region of Natronococcus sp. CG52:
- a CDS encoding carbohydrate ABC transporter permease, with protein MSTRSRRLIEGVSFDADLRTVGVYAAVYGAAFLFVIPYWWMFATSVMPRGQIYSSTPHLIPRDITFQWYEVLFEGTLIVQWTINTFILALVTTVIVLLIDAMIAYSLTRLEWPGRSVLFSLIVASFMVPTIVNLVPVYVIVNELGLINSLWGVVLPAAAGPLGVFMLVQFFKDIPVEVEEAARLDGFSRIRTFTTIILPMMRSALASLGLFIFVWTWNAFLWPLVILQSEGMYTLPIGIVTVQEGMGTTEPGIEMASAVVASLPLLLVFLLIQNHLVKAVEMQGTTK; from the coding sequence ATGAGTACACGATCGCGACGGTTGATAGAGGGTGTATCGTTTGACGCGGATCTTCGAACGGTCGGCGTATACGCCGCCGTGTACGGAGCGGCGTTCCTGTTTGTTATCCCGTATTGGTGGATGTTCGCGACGTCGGTTATGCCCCGCGGACAAATTTACTCCAGTACGCCGCACTTGATTCCGAGAGACATCACGTTCCAGTGGTACGAAGTGCTCTTCGAGGGCACGCTGATCGTCCAGTGGACCATCAACACGTTCATTCTGGCGCTGGTAACTACTGTCATCGTGCTGTTGATCGACGCCATGATCGCCTACTCGCTCACCCGACTCGAGTGGCCGGGTCGCTCCGTTCTCTTTTCGCTGATCGTGGCGAGTTTCATGGTGCCCACAATCGTGAATCTCGTTCCCGTCTACGTGATCGTGAACGAACTCGGCCTCATCAACTCCTTGTGGGGTGTCGTTCTTCCGGCCGCGGCCGGTCCGCTGGGCGTGTTCATGCTCGTCCAGTTCTTCAAGGATATCCCCGTCGAGGTCGAGGAAGCAGCCCGACTCGACGGGTTTTCTCGAATCCGAACCTTCACGACTATCATCTTACCGATGATGCGTTCCGCACTCGCTTCACTCGGGCTGTTTATCTTCGTCTGGACGTGGAACGCATTTCTCTGGCCGCTCGTCATCCTTCAAAGCGAGGGGATGTACACGCTCCCGATCGGAATCGTGACGGTCCAGGAGGGAATGGGCACTACCGAACCGGGAATCGAAATGGCTTCGGCGGTCGTTGCATCGCTGCCGCTGCTCCTGGTCTTCCTGCTCATACAGAATCACCTCGTAAAAGCGGTCGAAATGCAGGGGACGACGAAATGA